A portion of the Candidatus Zixiibacteriota bacterium genome contains these proteins:
- a CDS encoding glycosyltransferase family 4 protein produces MNPYSGGAEVHLEELLRRLVKAGHQVTLFCSGFKNCLPEESVEGIRIVRRGNRFNFNLVAPFYLRRLVKENEFDILVEDINKIPFYTPWYLKLKTLVVVPHLFATTVFHEINFVLGTYIYLAERPLIHVYRGLPFNVISESTADDMVERGIPREDISVVHCGIDRDCYTPDSSVPKYTDPTVLYLGRIKKYKSVQHLLRALMIVKEKVPAARLKIVGTGDYLPHLKSLAASLGCHDDVDFPGFVSQEEKVEILRRSHVAVLPSLKEGWGLTNIEANSVGTTVVAADSPGLRDSVRDGRTGFLYEYGNIEQLADRLLKVLTDDDLRARLEGGGLEWADEFNWDHAAVKFEQLLIDTVGSKA; encoded by the coding sequence ATGAACCCATATTCAGGCGGGGCTGAGGTTCATCTCGAAGAATTGTTGAGGCGCCTGGTCAAAGCCGGTCATCAAGTGACGTTGTTCTGCTCCGGATTCAAGAACTGTTTGCCGGAAGAATCCGTTGAGGGCATTCGGATCGTGCGGCGAGGCAATCGCTTCAATTTTAATCTGGTCGCGCCGTTTTATCTCAGGCGCCTGGTTAAGGAAAACGAATTCGATATTCTCGTTGAAGATATCAATAAGATACCCTTCTATACGCCGTGGTATTTGAAACTCAAGACCCTGGTGGTGGTGCCGCATCTGTTTGCGACCACCGTCTTTCATGAGATTAACTTCGTGCTCGGAACCTACATCTATCTGGCCGAACGTCCACTGATACACGTCTATCGGGGCTTGCCTTTCAACGTCATCTCCGAATCGACCGCCGACGATATGGTCGAACGTGGCATTCCGCGAGAAGACATTTCGGTGGTGCACTGCGGTATCGACCGTGACTGCTACACCCCCGATAGCTCGGTACCAAAGTATACCGATCCGACTGTTCTCTATCTGGGTCGAATCAAGAAGTACAAGTCGGTGCAACACCTACTGCGCGCCCTCATGATAGTAAAAGAAAAAGTGCCTGCCGCTCGCCTGAAGATCGTCGGTACCGGCGACTATCTGCCCCACTTGAAATCGTTGGCGGCTTCTTTGGGTTGCCACGACGACGTTGACTTCCCGGGTTTCGTTTCGCAGGAAGAGAAAGTAGAGATTCTCAGGCGTTCTCACGTGGCGGTGTTGCCGAGTTTGAAAGAAGGTTGGGGATTGACCAATATTGAAGCCAACTCAGTAGGCACCACCGTTGTTGCGGCCGATTCGCCCGGGCTGCGGGATTCGGTGCGTGACGGCCGGACCGGCTTCCTCTACGAGTATGGAAACATCGAACAGTTGGCCGACAGACTCCTGAAGGTACTTACCGACGACGATCTCCGCGCCCGGCTCGAAGGTGGCGGCCTTGAGTGGGCCGATGAGTTCAATTGGGACCATGCCGCCGTGAAATTCGAACAATTGCTGATCGATACTGTGGGGAGTAAGGCATGA